Proteins found in one Bacillus subtilis subsp. subtilis str. 168 genomic segment:
- the pnbA gene encoding para-nitrobenzyl esterase (intracellular esterase B) (Evidence 1a: Function from experimental evidences in the studied strain; PubMedId: 7828905, 15138843; Product type e: enzyme), producing the protein MTHQIVTTQYGKVKGTTENGVHKWKGIPYAKPPVGQWRFKAPEPPEVWEDVLDATAYGSICPQPSDLLSLSYTELPRQSEDCLYVNVFAPDTPSKNLPVMVWIHGGAFYLGAGSEPLYDGSKLAAQGEVIVVTLNYRLGPFGFLHLSSFNEAYSDNLGLLDQAAALKWVRENISAFGGDPDNVTVFGESAGGMSIAALLAMPAAKGLFQKAIMESGASRTMTKEQAASTSAAFLQVLGINEGQLDKLHTVSAEDLLKAADQLRIAEKENIFQLFFQPALDPKTLPEEPEKAIAEGAASGIPLLIGTTRDEGYLFFTPDSDVHSQETLDAALEYLLGKPLAEKVADLYPRSLESQIHMMTDLLFWRPAVAYASAQSHYAPVWMYRFDWHPKKPPYNKAFHALELPFVFGNLDGLERMAKAEITDEVKQLSHTIQSAWITFAKTGNPSTEAVNWPAYHEETRETLILDSEITIENDPESEKRQKLFPSKGE; encoded by the coding sequence ATGACTCATCAAATAGTAACGACTCAATACGGCAAAGTAAAAGGCACAACGGAAAACGGCGTACATAAGTGGAAAGGCATCCCCTATGCCAAGCCGCCTGTCGGACAATGGCGTTTTAAAGCACCTGAGCCGCCTGAAGTGTGGGAAGATGTGCTTGATGCCACAGCGTACGGCTCTATTTGCCCGCAGCCGTCTGATTTGCTGTCACTTTCGTATACTGAGCTGCCCCGCCAGTCCGAGGATTGCTTGTATGTCAATGTATTTGCGCCTGACACCCCAAGTAAAAATCTTCCTGTCATGGTGTGGATTCACGGAGGCGCTTTTTATCTAGGAGCGGGCAGTGAGCCATTGTATGACGGATCAAAACTTGCGGCACAGGGAGAAGTCATTGTCGTTACATTGAACTATCGGCTGGGGCCGTTTGGCTTTTTGCACTTGTCTTCATTTAATGAGGCGTATTCTGATAACCTTGGGCTTTTAGACCAAGCCGCCGCGCTGAAATGGGTGCGAGAGAATATTTCAGCGTTTGGCGGTGATCCCGATAACGTAACAGTATTTGGAGAATCCGCCGGCGGGATGAGCATTGCCGCGCTGCTTGCTATGCCTGCGGCAAAAGGCCTGTTCCAGAAAGCAATCATGGAAAGCGGCGCTTCTCGAACGATGACGAAAGAACAAGCGGCGAGCACCTCGGCAGCCTTTTTACAGGTCCTTGGGATTAACGAGGGCCAACTGGATAAATTGCATACGGTTTCTGCGGAAGATTTGCTAAAAGCGGCTGATCAGCTTCGGATTGCAGAAAAAGAAAATATCTTTCAGCTGTTCTTCCAGCCCGCCCTTGATCCGAAAACGCTGCCTGAAGAACCAGAAAAAGCGATCGCAGAAGGGGCTGCTTCCGGTATTCCGCTATTAATTGGAACAACCCGTGATGAAGGATATTTATTTTTCACCCCGGATTCAGACGTTCATTCTCAGGAAACGCTTGATGCAGCGCTCGAGTATTTACTAGGGAAGCCGCTGGCAGAGAAAGTTGCCGATTTGTATCCGCGTTCTCTGGAAAGCCAAATTCATATGATGACTGATTTATTATTTTGGCGCCCTGCCGTCGCCTATGCATCCGCACAGTCTCATTACGCCCCTGTCTGGATGTACAGGTTCGATTGGCACCCGAAGAAGCCGCCGTACAATAAAGCGTTTCACGCATTAGAGCTTCCTTTTGTCTTTGGAAATCTGGACGGATTGGAACGAATGGCAAAAGCGGAGATTACGGATGAGGTGAAACAGCTTTCTCACACGATACAATCAGCGTGGATCACGTTCGCCAAAACAGGAAACCCAAGCACCGAAGCTGTGAATTGGCCTGCGTATCATGAAGAAACGAGAGAGACGCTGATTTTAGACTCAGAGATTACGATCGAAAACGATCCCGAATCTGAAAAAAGGCAGAAGCTATTCCCTTCAAAAGGAGAATAA
- a CDS encoding hypothetical protein (Evidence 5: Unknown function), which yields MGKTGYIGAAIVVAACIIILSAVVCLRDTVYYQPMRWTGIILFFAGIVMVPAYSAKRKPGKEK from the coding sequence ATGGGGAAAACAGGATACATTGGTGCTGCCATTGTTGTGGCAGCTTGTATCATTATTTTGTCGGCCGTGGTATGTTTACGGGACACAGTCTATTACCAGCCTATGCGCTGGACTGGCATCATACTGTTTTTCGCGGGAATTGTGATGGTTCCCGCATACTCAGCAAAAAGAAAACCCGGAAAAGAGAAGTAA
- the padC gene encoding phenolic acid decarboxylase (Evidence 1a: Function from experimental evidences in the studied strain; PubMedId: 9546183, 12903944, 17295427, 18326577, 21685295, 26658822; Product type e : enzyme), with amino-acid sequence MENFIGSHMIYTYENGWEYEIYIKNDHTIDYRIHSGMVAGRWVRDQEVNIVKLTEGVYKVSWTEPTGTDVSLNFMPNEKRMHGIIFFPKWVHEHPEITVCYQNDHIDLMKESREKYETYPKYVVPEFAEITFLKNEGVDNEEVISKAPYEGMTDDIRAGRL; translated from the coding sequence ATGGAAAACTTTATCGGAAGCCACATGATTTATACGTATGAAAACGGATGGGAATACGAGATTTATATTAAAAACGACCATACAATTGATTATAGAATTCATAGCGGAATGGTTGCCGGACGCTGGGTTCGAGATCAGGAAGTGAATATTGTCAAACTGACAGAAGGCGTATATAAAGTGTCTTGGACAGAGCCGACTGGCACGGATGTTTCATTAAACTTTATGCCAAATGAAAAACGCATGCATGGCATTATTTTCTTCCCGAAATGGGTGCATGAACATCCTGAAATTACGGTTTGCTACCAAAATGACCACATTGATTTGATGAAAGAATCCCGCGAAAAATATGAAACGTATCCAAAATACGTTGTACCTGAATTTGCGGAAATTACATTTCTGAAAAATGAAGGAGTCGACAACGAAGAAGTGATTTCGAAGGCTCCTTATGAGGGAATGACAGACGATATTCGCGCGGGAAGATTATAA
- the racX gene encoding promiscuous aminoacid racemase (prefers arginine, lysine and ornithine) (Evidence 1a: Function from experimental evidences in the studied strain; PubMedId: 9987136, 19063962, 2054383, 28894939; Product type e: enzyme), producing the protein MIGILAGMGPKSTSPFIDKVIDYCQKLYGASNDIDYPHMMIYSCPTPFYADRPIDHDEMKKAIIDGAVKLEKTGVDFIALPCNTAHVYYEEIQQALSVPMLHIVEETIKEIPHPAKKAVVLGTEPTIQSAIYQKVLKGNGQEVIHKDHWQQAVNQLIAAIKQPNHMQHTQALWQTLYEEISQHADIIISACTDLNAVLDHIQSEIPIIDSSACLAKSTVSTYLAYQS; encoded by the coding sequence ATGATCGGAATATTAGCCGGAATGGGGCCGAAATCGACCTCGCCGTTTATTGATAAGGTGATTGATTACTGTCAGAAGCTGTATGGGGCTTCAAACGATATTGACTATCCGCACATGATGATCTATTCATGCCCGACGCCCTTCTATGCAGATCGTCCAATTGACCATGACGAGATGAAAAAAGCGATTATCGACGGAGCGGTAAAGCTCGAGAAAACAGGCGTGGATTTCATTGCGCTGCCTTGTAATACGGCGCATGTCTACTATGAAGAGATTCAGCAGGCATTGTCAGTTCCTATGTTGCATATTGTTGAGGAAACGATAAAAGAGATTCCGCATCCCGCAAAAAAAGCGGTGGTTTTAGGAACAGAGCCAACCATCCAATCCGCCATCTACCAAAAAGTTCTGAAGGGAAATGGACAAGAAGTTATTCACAAGGACCATTGGCAGCAGGCTGTGAACCAGCTTATCGCCGCAATCAAACAGCCAAATCATATGCAGCATACACAAGCATTGTGGCAGACGCTATATGAAGAAATCAGTCAGCATGCAGACATCATCATTTCAGCCTGCACGGATTTAAATGCGGTGTTAGATCATATTCAAAGTGAGATTCCGATTATAGATTCCTCTGCCTGTCTTGCCAAAAGCACTGTCAGCACATATCTTGCTTATCAAAGCTAG